CTTGGCAAGGTCTTATGTAGGCTTAGCAAAGGTTAGTAGGCCTGTTGGGCGCTAACTTTTTCGTTCTCTTCCTAGCAAAGGTTAGTAATCCACCTGTCAACACATTAAGAACATGTATAAATGAAACTAGTATTATCATTTGAATGAAACTGATTTTCGCTGGTAAAATACTAGTAGCACTGCCATGCATGCTGCCACTTTTTTGGTCGGATTAAGTAATGCAATTTTCTCACTCACCGGTTTTGCAGCTGCTCCACGAAATTCAGTCACTGCTTCTGCATTGGGGAGGTCAAAAATTCAGTCGGATGCAGAGTTATTGCGAACATTGTTGAATTAGATCACCAGAAGATCATCTTATATAAGAGCACTTCCACTATAGAACAAAGCATAGAAGGAATAATTTTCGGAACTGAGTGTGTTGCTGCTTACCCGCTTTAGTGTCTTGGCTGCCGTTTTTAGCTTGATGACATCTCCCAATGTCACTGATGCATGGTGGACCTGCGCCGTGCAAATGCACATAAATGATGGAGCAAGTGTGTGAGCATGCTGTAGCCGTCGTTGCTTTTGCTAAGATGATGCAGTGAATTTGCATGTTGGTTCAGTATGTAAGAAAAGGCATAATTAACAACGTCTGTTAGAAATTCATCAACACCAGCTCTAGTTGCACGAGTCTCTACAGTGGGCAAACCCAAGCCAGTACCTCCTTCATGTGGCAAGATGATGTCAGATGAGCTCCAGCTGCATCAGTCACCACTGATGCAACCTATACAATTTTGAAGGTGCAATTTCTGGGAAGAGGCCTATGGCTGCTTTGCAATTGTATGCACGTCCTTGCACAGTTATATAATCACCTCGGTTGCCCTCGCGTTTTCTGGGAAAAGGTCTTGTCCAGTTTAGGTCAATATATATTGCATGCGGACCATGGAACAGCTAACGCAAGCTTGGTGGCTAGAGCATGCATGGAATGGTGGGGCATGAACCGAAAATACCGGGATGACAAGCGGCTCGTGTTTTCAGAATTCTTCTTTTGAAGCCCCGTCTAAAATGTTTGGACCCACATTGCCGTGAAATTAAGATGATACTAGCCACCTTATTAAGTAAAGTATGGGCAACTACCGTATATATGTATTCTTTCATTTTGTGTCAGCATCTCAGCGCGTTAAGTTGTTAAACCTGTTAAAGAATCTGCTATGTACTGCTAAAAGCGCCCCTTCTCATCTCTCAAGACAGCCCCTGTCGTGCCTGACCCTTCTTCGGCTTGGAACGTGGTCCTCCTCTCTATAGTTTTGATATCATCAGTTGCGACCTTGCTATTCTCGTGTATTTATGTGCTGATATGGCATAGAAAAGGAAGAAGACTATGGTTTCTCCTTTGCAAGAAGACTAGCGGAAACAATGAAAATAATTACGAGGCCATGATTGCATCGTATGGATCCCTAGCTCCAAAACGATACACGTACTCAGAGGTAATGAAGATAACATCCTCTCGCAGCAATGAGCTTGGAAAAGGTGGTTATGGTGTGGTTTTCAAAGGAACCCTACTTGATGGCCGTCTAGTAGCAGTGAAATTCTTGCATGAATGCAAAGGAAACGGGGGCGAGTTTGTGAATGAGGTTATGAGCATTGGCAGGACTTCTCATGTAAATGTTGTTAGCTTGTTTGGGTTCTGTTTGGAGGGATCAAAACGAGCTCTTATATATGAGTACATGTCCAACAATTCCTTGGATAAGTTCATTTACTCAGAGGACCCAAGGAAATTTTAGGATGGGATAAGCTCTATGTAATAGCAATCGGGATTGCTCGTGGCCTCGAATACTTGCACCATAGTTGTAATACACGCATCGTACATTTCGACATCAAGCCACAAAATATCCTTCTAGACAAGGATTTTAGCCCCAAAATTGCTGATTTTGGTCTAGCTAAATTGTGTCATACAAAAGAAAGCAAGGTTTCAATGACCGGTGCTAGAGGAACAATTGGATTCATCGCTCCAGAAGTTCACTCTCGAACCTTCGGAGTGGTTTCAACCAAGTCAGATGTttatagttatggaatgatgcTGTTGGAGATGGTCGGAGGAAGGAGAAACGTAAAATCATTTGTTGCAAAGTCCAGTGAAAAGTATTTCCCAGATTGGATTTATGACCATTTTGCTCAGGACGAAGGTTTGCAAGCATGTGCTATAACCAGTGAAACTGCGGAGGTAGCAAGAAAAATGACCTTAGTGGGATTGTGGTGCATACAAGTATTACCTATATATCGCCCTACTATAACAAGAGTTCTTGAAATGTTCGTGAGAAGCTTAGATGAGCTGGACATGCCACCAAAGCAAAGCTTCGGTGAACTAGTGTGAGATATTTCTCTAGTATTTTTATTTTGTTGTTTTTCTGTAAAATTATTCTTTAGCACTAACTTGATCTACTCACTTATCTCTTATTTCAGTGAAATTTCATCTCACAATATGGATGTACAAAGTGCAAGCTCCACCAGTAGAAGATCCGAGAGGATAAGTCCTGTGACTTCAAAAAACCCTACAGCGGCTGCCAACTcttcggccttctcctccttgacgcggacgCCCCGGCTGGACCCGACGTCGCCACGGTGGACtcgcggcggcgcgtcgtcgtcgtcgtcgctgtcgcatagGACGACGACTCCGTCTTCGTCGCGGCTGCatcggcgctcctcgaagcggcgcagggcggcgcgctggcgctccttcgccttctcccggcgcgccttctccatcgcaatggagtcctggcgcgcccattctagggccACGTTGTCGTCGAcgaactccgccttcaccggcgccagccccggctccgtcttcaccggcgccagccccggctccgtgtttggcttgacgaagcacggaggagccgacgaggaggaggcgcgccggccgcccttgttgatgacgatgccggcgctgcgagtgcgccggccgagcggcgactCCGCTGCGgcctcggccttgacgccgagcagggccggagtgccggaggagtgcgacgaggatcgggaggaggaagaggaggaggaggacccgaaccgccttggcgcccatggcccgacgcgtcggtgcggcgccggggggtacgccaacggcgggtcgttgccgccctcgaggtgcatgagcacgccctcgagtgtgcggccggggacgccccaccagaggtggcgcccctcgctgttctgccgcccgccgaccaccggcgcgccgttggtggacgccaaacGCTGTTGCTGGCGgtgctcgaagtacgccgcccaggccgcgtggttgtcgggagaaagggggagaatggcgggaggaaggcgagcaAGCGGGAGAGAAGTGAGAAAAGCGTCAACAAAACAGCGTGAAAAGGCCATCGGGTCGCCTCTAGtgcgggcccacgcgcctttttcgcttgcgccggctccccaagcgccccgcagggcgccgggttcggcctgggtccgccggcaccagttttggcccgagccggcgaaaaacgggcttctgggggcgcgactggggtcTTTTTTCGGTGCCGGCGcggcaaaatcgcctggggagggcctgttggagacgcggctggagatgccctaataatTGAGCCACTTGTTTGTCACCGTGTATCTTTGATGAGGGATTCAAGTTGGAACGTAGTAGTATATTAAGTTGGTGCAGGCACTGTATACAAAACGACAATACCTTGGCACGTTAGGCTTACCTACTGTTTAATTATCTTGTTCAAGAATCTGTTTATTACACTGTTTAATTATCTTGTTCAAGAATCTGTTTATTATACTGCTAACCCAGCTTTGAACAGTCTAGCCTACAAGTAAACAACTATTGGGGGTGGTTATTGGAAGATGATAGGGGGGATGGCACCAACTAGTAGTTGAGGATTACACGGATATGTTCCATCCTTGTAGTAACAAACGTACACTTAGCTCGGCCGAATCCAGATGATTAAGTGAGAATATTGGATAACTAGCGTGCATTTGGAGTGCTTGGCAAGGTCTTATGTAGGCTTAGCAAAGGTTAGTAGGCCTGTTGGGCGCTAACTTTTTCGTTCTCTTCCTAGCAAAGGTTAGTAATCCACCTGTCAACACATTAAGAACATGTATAAATGAAACTAGTATTATCATTTGAATGAAACTGATTTTCGCTGGTAAAATACTAGTAGCACTGCCATGCATGCTGCCACTTTTTTGGTCGGATTAAGTAATGCAATTTTCTCACTCACCGGTTTTGCAGCTGCTCCACGAAATTCAGTCACTGCTTCTGCATTGGGGAGGTCAAAAATTCAGTCGGATGCAGAGTTATTGCGAACATTGTTGAATTAGATCACCAGAAGATCATCTTATATAAGAGCACTTCCACTATAGAACAAAGCATAGAAGGAATAATTTTCGGAACTGAGTGTGTTGCTGCTTACCCGCTTTAGTGTCTTGGCTGCCGTTTTTAGCTTGATGACATCTCCCAATGTCACTGATGCATGGTGGACCTGCGCCGTGCAAATGCACATAAATGATGGAGCAAGTGTGTGAGCATGCTGTAGCCGTCGTTGCTTTTGCTAAGATGATGCAGTGAATTTGCATGTTGGTTCAGTATGTAAGAAAAGGCATAATTAACAACGTCTGTTAGAAATTCATCAACACCAGCTCTAGTTGCACGAGTCTCTACAGTGGGCAAACCCAAGCCAGTACCTCCTTCATGTGGCAAGATGATGTCAGATGAGCTCCAGCTGCATCAGTCACCACTGATGCAACCTATACAATTTTGAAGGTGCAATTTCTGGGAAGAGGCCTATGGCTGCTTTGCAATTGTATGCACGTCCTTGCACAGTTATATAATCACCTCGGTTGCCCTCGCGTTTTCTGGGAAAAGGTCTTGTCCAGTTTAGGTCAATATATATTGCATGCGGACCATGGAACAGCTAACGCAAGCTTGGTGGCTAGAGCATGCATGGAATGGTGGGGCATGAACCGAAAATACCGGGATGACAAGCGGCTCGTGTTTTCAGAATTCTTCTTTTGAAGCCCCGTCTAAAATGTTTGGACCCACATTGCCGTGAAATTAAGATGATACTAGCCACCTTATTAAGTAAAGTATGGGCAACTACCGTATATATGTATTCTTTCATTTTGTGTCAGCATCTCAGCGCGTTAAGTTGTTAAACCTGTTAAAGAATCTGCTAATTATACTGATATTTAGACTAGCTAGCTTTGAACAGCCTAGTGTACAAGTAAACAACTATTGAGGATCGTTTGTTGAAAGATCAGCTTTAACAGCCTAACTATTTGAGGACCCACAGTGACGTTGCAAGTTTGAATAAGAGATCTCTTTGAATAACGTGGCCGCTCACTTCATCCAtgtgacaacaacaacaacaatagcaacaataacaacaatattgaaaggaggaggaggaggaggccgacgacgTGGACGACAAGGAGTAGTAATATTTGAAAGGAGTGGTCCCAACATGACAATGCATGCAACTTGCAAGTCTTCCTCTCTTGAGTCTTCTCTTCACGGGGAGAATTACTCCTTGAAAGCTAGGGATCCAACttgcttcctcctcctctcttcagCCTTCACGCCTGCCACTGCCATGCCCGGCGTCTACTCTTCCTccatgattattattcatgctctCCTGCTCCTCGTGCTAATTCCGCTCGCCGCAGCACAGCCGTGGACCAACTGCGGCAGAGGCCAAGGCAACTACTCGGCAGGCAGCACATACGAGACCAATCTCCTAGACCTCCTCCTCGGCACCCTCTGCCATAACGCCTCCTCGTCGCCGACCCTATTCGCCAAAGGATCCCTCGGTGCCGCGCCGGACACTGCCTGGGCCCTGATTCTCTGCCGAGGCGACGTCAGCGCCAAGATGTGCTACGAATGCGTCACCTGGGCTGGTCACTACGCGGCCACAGCCTGCAACCGCAGCAGGGACGTGGCCCTCTGCTGCGACCAGTGCTACGTCCGCCTAGCCGACCACAACTTCTTCGACCCCAACGGCAACGCCGGCGTGGTATCGTCCTTGAGCGCTCTAGGTATCACCAACGGGGACGTCGTCGGCTACGACTGGGCCCTCACTGGCCTGTTCAGCTCCACGGTGAAGTATGCGGTGGACAACTCCTCCAGGATGTTCGCCATGGGGTATTCGGCAGAGACCGAGCCGGGGATCTACTCGGCGGCGCAGTGCGCGGCGGACCTGTCGCGGCCGCAGTGCCGAAACTGCCTACAAGGCCTCATGGGCATGTGGCGGACCACGTTCCTGCGGAACACGCGGGGCGCGAGGCTGGCTGGTCCTTGAGGTCCGAACTATTCCAGTTCTTCAATGACAGAGATTCCAGGTTCCCGTCCAACACCGGATCCTCCGGGCCCTTGGCCGTGGGACCAGCAGCTGGTACGAGAGGTCAGTTGATTTGAATTTCGTTGTAAAAAGATTCCACTTATCTTTTTATGTTTATTAGGTACCACAGGCAAATAATGGAGGTCTTTCATTTGGTAAAATAGGTTATTTACAATTTCTCCCTCTTGCCTTCCGCGTGTTGGACACATGATTTCTTCTCAACACCAGCATCAACGGctgctaagagcatctacaaccatacATACCTAATATGAGTTGTCAAAAGCCCGCGGACAATGACCGGGCATACCCCAATTTCCATGTCCAACAACCATAGTAGCCATTTCATGATAACTAGTTCCATTCAAAACCATGCGACGGCATGATATACATACAACTACTACTTCAACTACACAACTGAGAATCCTCGCCGGGCATGCTGAGGAAGCTGGTGCCGGAGCCGCCGGCCTCGTGGTCATTGGCGGTCGGGCACACCTCCGGCTCGTCGTCCTCCACAAACTTGGTGAAGATCTCGACGATCTCCTGCTTCCGCCGGCGGAGGAAGGGGTGGTTGCCCTCCACCTCGTACTCCGACTCAAAGGACTCAAGGAGCACCTGCTGCTCTGCCAAGTGGTCCGCCTGGGCCGCATCGAACTCCGCCATGGCATTGTCCATGTCGAAGCCCGCAGGCTCTAGATCGTCCTCTGCCGCCTTCTCCGGCCGCTCCTTCTCCGTGTCCttctccgccgtctctggctccttCTCCTGGCGTCAGACAAGCTGGAGTATAGTTGAAGACTTGGAATACATTTTAAAATGACTAGTGAGATGTCACCCATGTTTTTTTTGCCAAACCTGTATTCGATCAAAAGAAAGTCACATATGTAGTCCATGTTCTATCGTTCTTCATATCctggaatttatttatttatttccataCATATTTCATTCGCAAAATATTGAAGATCCATAAACTACGCCTATCTCTTTCTTTTGGAAAACACAACCAATgtactccatctgttcctaaatataagacgtttagGCAGCTCAATTTGAGCGGAGGGAGTATTATTATTGGACAATTGAGGTTTTACTCATAAATGTTATGTCATATTCCAGGTACCAGGAGGGCCGTCACAAAGATTATGATAATAGGTATGCTAAAACTTTCACCATCTTTTCACAAACAGAGGATTTAAATACCAGTAGTCCACTAATAGTGTTTTTCTATGGTGAAATAGTAAATTGAAAATTTATCATGCCTATAATCATTAAAAATTGATTCTAAATTTAAAGTTAAGACAAACAGCTCTCAGTTTGtgcataagggcatctccaaagaaTACCCTCAAACCTCCGGTATATGTCGAGATTATAATGTCTGGGCAACTTTTGTCATCCAATGGGGACCCTTGTTCCGCGGAGCGGTCTAGACGTCTGTTTTCTCGTAAACTAGAAgaaagttgtgtgtgtgtgtgtgtggttgtgggggggggggggcgctatgCGGGAGCTCGGACATCCACTTTACCAACAAAAAACAACCACGTGGTcctcatctctttttctttttggaGGAAAGGCCATCCTGGCTACCTTTATTAACTTAAAAAACAGTTACATTGTTTACTAGTTGGCAAATTAAGAACCCAGGAGGCTCATTAGTCCAACTATCATCACACTTATTACGAAAACTGAAATTAGCTAGCTCATGTGCTACAAAATTTGCATCACGAAAACAATGCTTGAAGATGACCTTTCCTACTAACGTTGCCAAAATCTATGCATTCTGCAAAAATCGCTGCTGCTAGATCCCACCATTGGTTCCGTCCTTGGCAATAATTCACCACAACGAGAGAATCAGACTCCGCTTCAATCCTACTAAAGCCAATAGCATTTGCCAAAACTAGACCGTCACGCATAGCCATTGCTTCCACTGTCATCACATCCTCTGCGTTCTGAATAAATTTGCATTCTACTGCTAAAAGCGCCCCTTCTCATCTCTCAAGACAGCCCCTGTCGTGCCTGACCCTTCTTCGGCTTGGAACGTGGTcctcctctcttttctctctctccctttcccctctctcctttcAACCGGACACCACACACACATATCCACCAAAAGCAACCACATGCAAAGTTGAGACAAACAGCTCTCGGTCTGtgcataagggcatctccaaagaaGACCCTCAAAGCTCTGGTATATGTCTAGATTATAATTTTCAGTCAAATTTTGTCATCCAATGAGGACCACTTGGTCCACGGAGCGGTCTAGACGTCTTTAACTGTGTGTATgtgtggttgggggggggggctatgTGGTCctcctctttttctctctctcccctctctcctcccAACACCACACACACATATTCACTAAAAGCAAGCACATGCACGatccctcctctcctctctcctctGAGCCGGACAAACGGGGATTTTTGTGATTAAGGGTTGGATGGCTCCCGCGTCACTCTCCATGGACTAGTCCCCACCGTTCCGCGGACAGATACGGTGTTCGATTTAGAGGTCAGACTTAGAGATGCCCTAATGCAAGAATTTATGGAATTTAGCTTGTTAATACTTTTGCCACCACACAACGTCGCATAAACAGAAATTTAAACTACCGATGATCTTGGAAACTTAATTACTATACTATAGCCTCTAGTTTACAAAAGGAACTAACATATGCTTTCTTCTCAGTTTTGACATCATCAGTTGCGACCTTGCTATTCTCGTGTATTTATGTGCTGATATGGCATAGAAAAGGAAGAAGACTATGGTTTCTCCTTTGCAAGAAGACTAGCGGAAACAATGAAAATAATTACGAGGCCATGATTGCATCGTATGGATCCCTAGCTCCAAAACGATACACGTACTCAGAGGTAATGAAGATAACATCCTCTCGCAGCAATGAGCTTGGAAAAGGTGGTTATGGTGTGGTTTTCAAAGGAACCCTACTTGATGGCCGTCTAGTAGCAGTGAAATTCTTGCATGAATGCAAAGGAAACGGGGGCGAGTTTGTGAATGAGGTTATGAGCATTGGCAGGACTTCTCATGTAAATGTTGTTAGCTTGTTTGGGTTCTGTTTGGAGGGATCAAAACGAGCTCTTATATATGAGTACATGTCCAACAATTCCTTGGATAAGTTCATTTACTCAGAGGACCCCAAGGAAATTTTAGGATGGGATAAGCTCTATGTAATAGCAATCGGGATTGCTCGTGGCCTCGAATACTTGCACCATAGTTGTAATACACGCATCGTACATTTCGACATCAAGCCACAAAATATCCTTCTAGACAAGGATTTTAGCCCCAAAATTGCTGATTTTGGTCTAGCTAAATTGTGTCATACAAAAGAAAGCAAGGTTTCAATGACCGGTGCTAGAGGAACAATTGGATTCATCGCTCTAGAAGTTCACTCTCGAACCTTCGCTCCAGAAGTTCACTCTCCAGAAGCCTCACACTCTCAGTCTCAGTCAGTCAACACTCAGCAGCAGTAGTCCACTATTTTTTGTTTGTGTGTGTGGATGGCCATGTAACATTGAATTCCACGTCTGGCCCATGCACAATAATTGCTCCAAGGCCCACCGATATGATACAGAGACAGACCCATGTTCAATACTGGACCTCAccaacccctcaaaaaaaaaaatggACCTCATCATGTTTTTTATGTCCATCCCCACCCGAAGCAGTTCTGCCCCTGCACTCAAGACATATAATATAAGAAGACGGAATAGCTAACAGCGTGTTTGCCTATACTCTTTTTTTTTcgggaaaaacttccaatctattcatcttcaatcatgatagtacaacgaatactaaaaataataaaaattacatccagattcgtagaccacctagcgacgactacaagcactgaagcgagccgaaggcgcgccgctgccatcgcccctccctcatcggagctggccaaaccttgttgtagtagatagtcgggaagtcgtcgtgctaaggccccatagaaccaacgcaccagaacagcaaccgccgcagatgaagagtgtagattaaaaggatccaacctgaagacacacgaacgaagacgaacgacgaacagatcctagcaaatccaccaaggacagatcagccggagacacaactccacacgcccaccgatgatgctgGACGCATCACCGGAacaggggctaggcggggagacctttattccatcttcagggagccgccgccatctcgccttcctgagcaggacgcAAACCCTAACAAAGATcaaaaaaagatctaaaaacggagccctccccccggcaa
The DNA window shown above is from Triticum aestivum cultivar Chinese Spring unplaced genomic scaffold, IWGSC CS RefSeq v2.1 scaffold46874, whole genome shotgun sequence and carries:
- the LOC123172585 gene encoding G-type lectin S-receptor-like serine/threonine-protein kinase LECRK3, producing MIIIHALLLLVLIPLAAAQPWTNCGRGQGNYSAGSTYETNLLDLLLGTLCHNASSSPTLFAKGSLGAAPDTAWALILCRGDVSAKMCYECVTWAGHYAATACNRSRDVALCCDQCYVRLADHNFFDPNGNAGVVSSLSALGITNGDVVGYDWALTGLFSSTVKYAVDNSSRMFAMGYSAETEPGIYSAAQCAADLSRPQCRNCLQGLMGMWRTTFLRNTRGARLAESSPGMLRKLVPEPPASWSLAVGHTSGSSSSTNLVKISTISCFRRRRKGWLPSTSYSDSKDSRSTCCSAKWSAWAASNSAMALSMSKPAGSRSSSAAFSGRSFSVSFSAVSGSFSWRTRRAVTKIMIIVLTSSVATLLFSCIYVLIWHRKGRRLWFLLCKKTSGNNENNYEAMIASYGSLAPKRYTYSEVMKITSSRSNELGKGGYGVVFKGTLLDGRLVAVKFLHECKGNGGEFVNEVMSIGRTSHVNVVSLFGFCLEGSKRALIYEYMSNNSLDKFIYSEDPKEILGWDKLYVIAIGIARGLEYLHHSCNTRIVHFDIKPQNILLDKDFSPKIADFGLAKLCHTKESKVSMTGARGTIGFIALEVHSRTFAPEVHSPEASHSQSQSVNTQQQ